In a genomic window of Thermosynechococcus sp. CL-1:
- a CDS encoding DUF3153 domain-containing protein, protein MQRWILWLLIPLVVCLSGCVQADMVIQHQGQTGGSLTYTLTLPQPDLPFTEQVIQQARRLGGVVKERDKTHLQLTIPFDTSQQLATVLNRIGGVPYLPQVTAEAEIFDQNWLLFVRERFRYDIDLRPLGIESRDQAVLVAPQSLLKFQLALETPWGARPIERPATTADTVVNPHVQQRGDRLTWTLMPGYLNHLEAAYWYPSPLGWGTLAIVGLLVLGNWLRTRLPRSHST, encoded by the coding sequence ATGCAGCGCTGGATACTTTGGCTCTTGATACCCCTTGTGGTCTGTTTGAGTGGATGCGTCCAAGCAGATATGGTCATCCAGCATCAGGGACAAACTGGGGGGAGCCTAACCTACACGCTGACGCTGCCCCAACCCGATCTCCCTTTTACAGAACAGGTGATTCAGCAGGCGCGCCGCTTGGGGGGAGTGGTCAAGGAACGCGATAAAACCCATCTTCAGCTGACGATTCCCTTTGACACCAGCCAGCAATTGGCCACTGTCCTCAACCGCATCGGTGGTGTGCCCTATCTTCCCCAAGTCACTGCTGAGGCGGAGATTTTTGACCAGAACTGGTTGCTCTTTGTACGGGAGCGCTTTCGCTATGACATTGATCTGCGCCCCTTGGGCATTGAGTCCCGTGATCAAGCTGTTTTGGTGGCACCGCAGTCGCTCCTGAAGTTTCAACTTGCCCTAGAAACCCCTTGGGGGGCACGCCCGATTGAGCGTCCAGCCACTACTGCTGATACCGTGGTCAATCCTCATGTTCAGCAAAGGGGCGATCGCCTGACTTGGACATTGATGCCCGGTTATCTGAATCACCTAGAGGCAGCCTATTGGTATCCGAGTCCCTTGGGTTGGGGCACACTGGCGATCGTGGGCTTGCTGGTGCTGGGCAATTGGTTACGCACTCGCCTGCCTAGGAGTCATTCAACCTAG
- a CDS encoding peroxiredoxin, with product MSLKLGDVVPNFTQASSMGEINFYEWAGDSWVVLFSHPADYTPVCTTELGEVARLRSEFEKRNVKTLALSVDSVESHLGWIKDIEEVNNVKVDYPILADEDKKVSNLYDMIHPNSLNNLTVRTVFIIDPQKRLRLTLTYPASTGRNFAEILRVIDSLQLTDNYSVATPVNWQEGQECVIVPSLSDEEAKQKFPKGFNAVKPYLRLTPQPNK from the coding sequence ATGAGCCTAAAACTTGGGGATGTCGTACCCAACTTTACCCAAGCGTCTTCCATGGGGGAAATCAACTTCTATGAGTGGGCAGGGGATAGCTGGGTTGTATTGTTTTCCCACCCAGCGGATTACACCCCCGTTTGTACGACAGAACTGGGCGAAGTGGCGCGGTTACGCTCAGAATTTGAGAAGCGCAATGTCAAAACCTTGGCCTTGAGTGTGGATAGTGTGGAGTCCCACCTCGGCTGGATCAAAGACATTGAAGAAGTCAACAACGTCAAGGTGGATTACCCGATTTTGGCAGACGAAGATAAAAAAGTCTCCAACCTCTACGACATGATCCACCCCAACTCCCTCAACAACCTGACGGTGCGCACAGTCTTTATCATTGACCCCCAAAAACGCCTGCGCTTGACCTTGACCTATCCCGCGAGCACGGGGCGTAACTTTGCTGAGATTCTGCGGGTGATTGATTCGCTGCAACTGACGGACAACTACAGTGTGGCCACCCCCGTCAACTGGCAAGAGGGTCAAGAGTGCGTGATTGTGCCTTCCCTCAGCGATGAAGAGGCGAAGCAGAAGTTTCCCAAGGGCTTCAATGCTGTTAAGCCCTATCTGCGGTTGACACCTCAACCCAACAAATAG
- a CDS encoding N-acetylmannosamine-6-phosphate 2-epimerase produces MNLATQIRGGLIVSCQAPPDSPLAVPEIIAAMAKTAVLRGAVAVRINTPAHIQAVRQAVKVPIIGLWKQVLPEYPVYITPRFADAVAVAAAGADVIALDATARSRPEPLQDLIQRIHDELGKPVMADIDSLASAEAAVTAGADWVGTTLFGYTETTAHTPPPSWSLLSQLVEHLNVPILCEGGIASPTMAAKALNLGAWAVVVGTDITGIDLKVQQYVQTLKATTIENSQP; encoded by the coding sequence ATGAACCTAGCAACGCAAATTCGCGGCGGTCTGATTGTCTCCTGCCAAGCACCGCCCGATTCTCCCCTAGCCGTCCCAGAGATTATTGCAGCCATGGCAAAAACCGCTGTTTTACGGGGGGCAGTGGCCGTGCGCATCAATACCCCAGCCCATATTCAGGCGGTGCGCCAAGCGGTAAAGGTGCCCATTATTGGCCTCTGGAAACAGGTGTTGCCCGAGTACCCCGTGTATATTACGCCTCGCTTTGCCGATGCAGTGGCCGTTGCTGCTGCCGGTGCCGATGTGATTGCCCTCGATGCCACAGCGCGATCGCGCCCTGAACCCCTACAGGACTTGATTCAGCGAATTCACGATGAACTGGGCAAGCCCGTCATGGCCGACATTGACTCCCTTGCAAGTGCTGAAGCGGCAGTTACTGCCGGTGCTGATTGGGTGGGCACGACCCTCTTTGGCTACACCGAAACCACGGCGCATACCCCACCCCCTAGTTGGTCGCTCCTGAGTCAGCTTGTCGAGCACCTCAATGTCCCCATTCTCTGTGAAGGGGGGATTGCCAGTCCCACAATGGCTGCAAAAGCCTTGAATTTGGGCGCTTGGGCAGTGGTCGTGGGCACGGATATTACGGGTATTGACCTCAAGGTGCAGCAGTATGTCCAGACCCTAAAGGCAACGACGATTGAAAATTCTCAACCCTAA
- a CDS encoding TIGR03960 family B12-binding radical SAM protein encodes MVVPITELLTPEILKPARYLGNERGAVHKPWQAATVRWVLSYPEIYEVGASNLGHIILYNILNAVPDQLCDRAYLPAADLAAKLRVTQTPLFAVESRRALREFDLIGFSLSYELGATNILEMLDLAGLPLTWRERQQAPLEEIPLIFAGGQTATSNPEPYADFFDFFALGDGEELLPEIGLVVAEGKRAGLSRQDLLLDLAQVPGVYVPQFYDRQGDGSVKPNRPDVPERILRRVATPMPHYAIGLVPYVETVHDRLTVEIRRGCTRGCRFCQPGMLTRPARDVAPDEVIAAIETGMRATGYNEFSLLSLSCSDYLALPAVGVEIKNRLQNENISLSLPSQRVDRFDENIAHIVGGTRQGGLTFAPEAGTQRLRDIINKGLTNEELLRGVKTAYEQGWDKVKLYFMIGLPGETDADVLGIAETIRWLKRECWIKGRKPLSFNLTISNFTPKPHTPFQWHAVSTSEFLRKQELLKAEFRTIKGLKANFTDVRISAMEDFVGRGDRQLGPVIRRAWELGAREDSWWESLDRAYAAWTQAIQEAGLDWKYRQLEAGEWNVFSGGSHNLDAPLPWDHIDTGISKTWLKEDLHRALEAVVVPDCSFEGCSHCGVCGIDFGHNVVVPPPPIPSIQGQPQAPQERVQRLRLTFGKTGEMTLLSHLDLLRLFERAVRRAHLPIAFTGGFHPSPRISTASALPLGVTSYGEIVDLEFYREVDPPTVLEQLRQQLPAEVPLYTWEVVPLSEPAASQALRAATYELLIRTPEPVERGTWQQWLEDLRATPEILYELTTKSGKTQVVNLRDRLLEIRLKEHQDHWPMVSLIYTGVCRNDGTFLRPEHCLYLLEKVSGHALELGAIARQKLHLETP; translated from the coding sequence ATGGTTGTTCCGATTACTGAGTTGCTCACCCCAGAGATTCTCAAACCTGCTCGCTATTTGGGCAATGAGCGAGGGGCGGTTCATAAGCCATGGCAGGCCGCAACGGTGCGCTGGGTGCTCAGCTATCCGGAAATCTATGAGGTGGGCGCCTCGAACTTAGGACACATTATTCTCTACAACATTCTCAATGCCGTCCCCGATCAACTGTGCGATCGCGCCTACTTACCCGCAGCGGATTTAGCCGCCAAATTGCGAGTGACCCAAACTCCCCTTTTTGCTGTGGAATCGCGCCGTGCCCTGCGGGAGTTTGACCTCATTGGCTTTAGCCTCAGTTATGAGTTGGGTGCCACGAACATTCTGGAAATGCTCGACTTGGCTGGCTTACCCCTGACTTGGCGAGAACGCCAACAGGCACCCCTAGAAGAGATTCCCCTTATCTTTGCCGGTGGACAGACAGCGACATCAAACCCTGAACCCTACGCTGACTTCTTTGACTTTTTTGCCCTTGGGGATGGCGAGGAACTCTTGCCCGAAATTGGCCTCGTGGTGGCAGAAGGCAAACGAGCCGGCTTGAGTCGGCAGGACTTGCTATTGGATTTGGCACAGGTGCCGGGGGTCTATGTGCCGCAATTTTACGATCGCCAAGGGGATGGCTCTGTTAAACCCAATCGCCCCGATGTGCCTGAGCGCATTTTGCGGCGAGTAGCTACCCCGATGCCCCACTATGCCATTGGCTTGGTGCCCTATGTAGAAACCGTTCACGATCGCTTGACGGTGGAAATTCGCCGGGGCTGTACGCGCGGCTGTCGCTTTTGCCAACCGGGGATGCTCACCCGCCCTGCCCGCGATGTTGCCCCCGATGAGGTGATTGCTGCCATTGAAACGGGGATGCGCGCCACGGGCTACAACGAGTTTTCGCTACTGTCGTTAAGTTGCTCCGACTACTTGGCTTTGCCCGCCGTGGGTGTGGAAATTAAAAACCGCCTGCAAAACGAGAACATCTCCCTCTCACTCCCCAGCCAGCGGGTGGATCGCTTTGATGAAAACATTGCCCATATTGTGGGGGGCACGCGCCAAGGGGGACTGACCTTTGCCCCGGAAGCGGGAACACAGCGGCTACGGGACATTATTAACAAAGGTCTGACCAATGAGGAACTGCTGCGGGGGGTCAAAACTGCCTACGAACAGGGCTGGGATAAGGTCAAGCTCTACTTTATGATTGGCCTGCCGGGGGAAACCGATGCCGATGTGTTAGGCATTGCTGAAACGATCCGTTGGCTGAAGCGAGAATGCTGGATCAAGGGACGCAAACCCCTGAGCTTTAACCTGACCATTTCCAACTTTACCCCCAAGCCCCATACGCCCTTCCAGTGGCACGCGGTCTCCACCAGTGAGTTTCTACGCAAACAGGAGCTACTGAAGGCGGAATTCCGCACGATCAAGGGGCTGAAGGCCAACTTTACCGATGTGCGCATCTCAGCAATGGAAGACTTTGTCGGTCGGGGCGATCGCCAACTGGGGCCAGTGATCCGCCGCGCGTGGGAATTGGGGGCACGGGAAGATTCTTGGTGGGAAAGCCTCGATCGCGCCTATGCCGCTTGGACGCAAGCCATTCAAGAAGCTGGTCTGGACTGGAAATACCGTCAACTGGAAGCGGGTGAGTGGAATGTCTTTAGTGGTGGCAGCCACAACCTCGATGCTCCCCTGCCTTGGGATCACATTGATACGGGCATTAGTAAAACATGGCTGAAGGAAGACTTGCACCGTGCCCTAGAAGCGGTGGTCGTTCCCGATTGTTCCTTTGAGGGCTGCTCCCATTGTGGCGTCTGTGGCATTGACTTTGGCCATAACGTGGTCGTGCCGCCCCCCCCGATTCCGTCCATTCAAGGTCAGCCCCAAGCCCCCCAAGAACGGGTGCAACGTCTGCGCCTCACCTTTGGGAAAACTGGGGAAATGACGCTTCTCAGCCATTTAGATCTACTGCGCCTCTTTGAGCGAGCAGTACGCCGTGCCCATCTACCCATTGCCTTTACGGGGGGATTTCATCCTTCACCCCGCATCTCCACCGCCAGCGCCTTGCCCCTTGGGGTGACCAGTTATGGCGAAATTGTTGATCTGGAATTTTATCGCGAGGTGGATCCGCCAACGGTGCTGGAGCAATTGCGGCAACAACTGCCGGCGGAGGTGCCCCTTTACACTTGGGAAGTGGTGCCCTTAAGTGAACCGGCAGCGAGTCAAGCCCTGCGGGCAGCTACTTATGAACTGCTCATCCGTACCCCTGAACCCGTGGAGCGGGGCACTTGGCAACAGTGGTTAGAGGATTTGCGAGCCACCCCTGAAATTCTCTATGAGCTAACCACCAAGTCAGGGAAAACCCAAGTGGTGAATTTGCGCGATCGCCTGCTGGAGATCCGCCTCAAGGAGCACCAAGACCACTGGCCAATGGTGAGCCTGATCTACACGGGGGTCTGTCGCAACGATGGCACGTTCCTGCGGCCAGAGCATTGTCTTTATTTACTAGAGAAGGTCAGTGGTCACGCCTTAGAACTGGGGGCGATCGCCCGCCAGAAATTGCATTTAGAGACACCATGA
- a CDS encoding DNA-directed RNA polymerase subunit omega, whose protein sequence is MQKRLHYSALEINRRAEELIKHSANRYRITVQIANRAKQRRGLEASEDLDDLPLKPVTRAIIEMSDEIAQPELLAD, encoded by the coding sequence ATGCAAAAGCGCCTTCATTACTCAGCCTTGGAAATTAACCGCCGAGCGGAAGAATTAATCAAGCACTCCGCCAATCGCTATCGGATTACGGTGCAAATTGCCAACCGGGCGAAACAGCGGCGGGGGCTAGAGGCCAGTGAAGATCTCGATGATCTGCCCCTGAAGCCGGTGACCCGTGCCATTATCGAAATGTCCGATGAAATTGCTCAACCGGAGTTACTGGCAGATTAG
- the mnmA gene encoding tRNA 2-thiouridine(34) synthase MnmA, protein MSDLPAVVVGLSGGVDSSVAIASLKAQGYPVVGLTLWLMKGKGQCCSEGLVDAARLCEELGVPHHIVDSREIFEKYIVNYLVSGYASGVTPLPCSQCNRLVKFGPMLAYSREQLGIDYIATGHYAQVKYNPTSDRYELWRAVDRHKDQSYFLYDLPQEILAHVLFPLGQQTKAQTRALAAQYGLHTASKPESQDLCLIEAHGSMRQFLDQYLPSQQGEIVDVHGRVLGYHQGIHHYTIGQRKGLGIAAPEPLYVVALDREHNRVIVGDRATAGRRECTVARVNWVSIPPPTEPITATVQIRYRTPPVPVTIIPAANAEQVQLEFAEPQFGVTPGQAAVWYAGDRLLGGGIIQPFVTPTPQPLQAMATHV, encoded by the coding sequence ATGTCCGATTTACCGGCGGTTGTTGTTGGCCTTTCCGGCGGTGTTGATAGTTCCGTGGCCATTGCTAGCCTCAAAGCTCAAGGGTACCCCGTTGTTGGTCTGACGCTGTGGCTGATGAAGGGTAAGGGGCAGTGCTGCTCTGAGGGGCTAGTGGATGCGGCGCGTCTTTGTGAGGAGCTGGGAGTCCCTCACCATATTGTGGATAGCCGCGAAATTTTCGAGAAATATATTGTGAACTATCTGGTCAGTGGCTACGCCAGTGGGGTGACACCGCTGCCCTGTTCCCAATGCAACCGTTTGGTGAAGTTTGGGCCGATGCTCGCCTATAGCCGTGAGCAACTGGGGATTGACTACATTGCTACCGGGCATTATGCCCAAGTGAAATACAATCCCACGAGCGATCGCTATGAACTGTGGCGGGCGGTGGATCGTCATAAGGATCAAAGCTACTTTCTCTATGACTTGCCCCAAGAGATTCTGGCCCATGTGCTGTTTCCTCTTGGTCAGCAAACCAAGGCGCAGACCCGTGCCCTCGCGGCGCAGTATGGCCTGCACACCGCCAGTAAACCGGAAAGCCAAGATCTCTGCCTGATTGAAGCCCATGGCTCCATGCGCCAATTCTTGGATCAGTATCTGCCCAGTCAGCAAGGGGAAATTGTCGATGTCCATGGCCGGGTGCTGGGGTACCATCAGGGGATTCACCACTATACGATTGGCCAGCGCAAAGGCTTGGGAATTGCGGCACCTGAACCGCTTTATGTGGTGGCCTTAGATCGGGAACACAATCGCGTCATTGTCGGCGATCGTGCCACCGCCGGCCGTCGTGAGTGTACAGTGGCCCGGGTGAACTGGGTCTCGATTCCCCCTCCCACAGAACCGATCACAGCCACGGTACAAATTCGCTATCGTACTCCTCCGGTGCCGGTAACCATCATTCCCGCTGCCAACGCTGAGCAGGTACAATTGGAGTTTGCTGAACCGCAATTTGGGGTAACGCCGGGGCAAGCGGCGGTTTGGTATGCGGGCGATCGCCTGCTGGGGGGCGGCATTATCCAGCCCTTTGTGACACCGACACCACAACCCCTACAAGCAATGGCCACCCACGTTTAA